In the Arachis hypogaea cultivar Tifrunner chromosome 20, arahy.Tifrunner.gnm2.J5K5, whole genome shotgun sequence genome, GCTAGTTATATGAGGTTAATAATTTTACTCAGCAAAAACCAAATTATTGAATAATATCTAGTACAGTGTCAGTAAAAGCAATGCTCTACAATTTTACATAATGTGAATGAGCTTGGGGTTTCTGTGGTACAGTTGTCATTTGGATTCAAATGTGAGTTCTCAGGTCAACAATCAGCATCCAATGAACATAATTAGAACTCCTTCATTGTTCAAGTCATTAGATGTATGAATAAAGACAGAAATTGATGACCTGCATTGAAACCCTAGGTTCTAATAGTTTAAGCAAATGCATCTCTAGTGCCCTTGGTCATTTGCCAATTGCTATGGTCTCTGATATCTAGATAACTTGTTgctgaaacaaaaagaaaatgtcaaCTATTTGAATAGAGTTTTGTTCAGATGTTCTGGAATTTGTCAAGTAAAATCAACATATTACTCTCCATTATGAGTTATTGGATATATAAGGGGATTGGATCTTTTCAGGTGTGCTCTCTCACCATACAAAATCTTCTCTCTCATGTATTCTCTTGGTTCCATTTAGAGAGTGCATGGTAAAGAATCAACACTTGGACAAGATCAATTCAGAGAAAAAATTGAGAAGatccatttctaatattttattagaTCCATACCAAAGTTTCACATTAGTATCAAGTTGATTGCCCTCCGAGATATGTCACGTGTATAGGTCAAGCATGTCTTACATCATGGGATTGATTGATTTTGTAGTCTCTCGATTAATTTATCTGCATAAAGTAAATTCCAGCTTCTGTTGTTTTATTCGTTTGGATCTTCACATGGAttcatttttgttctttttttccaGGTATTATAAAATTGTAGGTTCTTCTGATAACTATGCTACTATACTGTCAAAGCTGCGAGAGGAAGGCATAAATTTTGAGCCTGATAATGGTTCTGAATTACTTCCAAATGCTACAATTGAGGTTTGTACCAACTGGCTGTAGCATACGCGTAATTGATTTTATATGGCATATacaaatttcaactttcaaacaACCTAGGTTGTAGGTTAAATGTCACATGGCGGTTTGCAATCTTAACAAAATACCTTTGATATAGCCTCATGTCAAGCTCATTACATAATTTGTGAAGATGGTTCGtccatcaaatatttttattgtgtacCTTTTAACAAGAAAGCAATTAGGGAAAACTTACTGGAGCCTATTATTGTTGATTTCCAGGTAGATGATGAAGCTATGGACCTGAACAAGGAACTTATGAACAAATTACTTGAGCTTGATGATGTTGATGCTGTTTATACAGACCAGAAATAAtcatttgttagttttattttgctgAGTATTGATAGAAGTCTAGAAGCATGCTTTCGTGAAGGGAGAATTTCATGTGGAAattatttcattaaaaacacaGGATCTTGAAGTATTGTCctgaataataataaaacaatttaaCCTTTGATCCTTTTTCTGGTTTTGTACATTGATCCTAGAGCAATTTCTTTGCAACGACTTCCTTGGATTTTTGTATACATTCATGTACTCATATCTACGTGTCAATTAAGAATCTGatatataattattgttatttttaacgGCTTTAAGAAACGCTTTTGCAAGAGAACATACATGGCACCATCAAAGTCAATGATTTATTAACATATAATACTCTTGATTTAGAACAAGGATTCATAACATATTATTAAACCTATAAAATTTATGAATTATCAATATATAATCCACAAAgtgtatattataatttatagtgCAGCGGGATAAACGAATTCCCTAAATGCTACTTTATATCATACACATAAACTTAGCTTTTCACCACCATCAGCTAGCTATTCAGCTTGCACTCATATATAGAACCACGGTTCCTAACCATGCATGCAATTCGAGTTGAAGCACTATTTCTTGTGGATCCATGTCCAAGCAACGTAATTAAAGCATCAATTTATAGCCATATATGTTGCTAATTTTTTGGAACCCAGCATCCATGCAACCCATATGGAATTGCATAAGGGAACTTGGCCCTAGCAATCTCTTGAAAAGTGGAACCATCTAACACCAACGCATATGCTCCTCCATTTTTCTCACTAACTACTGAGATTACCACGCCTGCCATGCGAGAAATTAAGATAGTTTATAGAAGTTCCAACAAAATGTGACATTAACATATAGATGAAAAGAAAGAGAGCGCGAAGGTACCAGGATAGTGTTCTTACCATCGTCTTCTTCGGTTGCACCCGGCCGAGCTACAAAGAATGGTTCCGAGGGCACAGTACCTTCTTCATACCAGTTCTTAGCCTTTTTCAACTCAAAATCAATCTGCATATTACATGCCAAAGAACTTTCCACTGAATATGTAGGCAAGGGAAAAACCGGTTGCATTTGGAacagaaaattaataattaggaTGTAATAATAATGAATCAAATGAGACCTTGGTGATGGTGTTGGGAAAGTTACAAGGGCGATGTGCTCCACAAGCATAAGCATATCTATATTTCTTTCCTAAATAATTAGGGTTTATGGTGCACATGTCCATGCCTCTCCCATGTTCATTTGGATCTAATGCTGCCTCCAAGGTTCCATATGGACTCCCATCAAATGGTATTCGGAATCGACCAACcctgttaataataaaaattcaacaaattatAATGAGTGATAATTACTTATGAACGTGACTATTTCAATTCAGTTCGATCAATTCATATGCATAAACtaattgttatttaattttattacctAGCGTTGGGTAGAACATCTTCACCATTATAGGAACGAAGGTTGTTTAGTCTGAGCTTCTCAAGAATGTCGGTATTTGCATTGTGCTCACAACAGTCGGCGATTATCGCCGTAACTCTTCCATCTTCATCTTTCTCTTCATATGCATTTATGAAATGGAACTGAACAAACAGAGGCACCTCCACACTTGCCACCTTCAAAACTCATAACCACCACAACCACAATATAAAACTAGCACACAGAAAAGCTGTTCATGTGAAGATAATCTTAGCAATCATTTTTCATAAGAGGAGGGTTAAAAAAGTGTTTAAAGAGTTCTTACAATGTTGCCAGTGGCCTTGCACATGACATGCATGTAAGCATTGTTGTCAGGGTACCAGCGGAACTTGTACAAAGGGGTAGGCTCAGCCTTAAGAAGATTCTGAGCAGAGTACCTCAAGGGCATTTCGGGAACAACAACATAATTCTGGGTGACAGGGAAAGAGTGGACCCAGCCAGGTGCAGGTCCACCCCTACAGTTGACTCTTCCAATCACCTTCCTCTCATTACTTCCCTTCTCCATTCTTGCCACCACGTAGCCAGGCTTCACCAGATCCGGCAACAGAGTCAAGAACTCCTCCTCCGTCACAATCGGATGCGCCGAGTGAATCAAACCCCCCAAAGAATCGCTGTAGGAGAATTTTCCCTTAGTCTCCAGTGTTTCGGGGTCTATCACGATAGACCCCTTCTGTGTCTCCGTCAGGCACACCACCCTGCCGTCGCCCAGCCTCACCACTCCGGTGTTGGCGTTGTCCGTCAGGGATGCGCCGGAGAACAGGCTCGCCAATTCTCCCACGTATGCCAGGAAGTTCTCCGCCTTTGGTACCTCCGAGAACTCGCGGTAGCAGATCTTTTGGTTCTTTTTGGCGGCTTGGTAGGCTTGTGACTCCAGTTGGCGGTGGCCGGCGATTAACCGGCCTTCTTCGAAGTGGAGCTTGACGAGGGTGGCGTAACCGTCAAAGAGGTGCCGGAAGTTGTAGTCTCCAATGTGCCACATGCCTGGCCCATTCCTCAGGTATGTTCCTTTCTGCATGTAATTGGTTGCATAATGTTAATTTTACGGTAGAATAATTCGAAGAATAAAAAAGTGTAATAAGGTGGAAATTCATTTTCTTAGTGCAAAATTAGTAGTTAcgaattattaaatattatttagttaaaaatagatgCATGTGAGTTTTTACAGTATTataatttgtcaaaaatttagatgaaaatgattacagaaatttttatgtgaagatacaaatataatattcatatgtGTCATGTAATTGGTTTAACCGTTTTATTtctttatgaattttaaaattattaattggaTAATCTTTAGTtggtaattatttatataaaaataataacagaaaattattagataatttgactaacaaatttaacataatatatatttatatcttaattattattttgacagAAAGATATTTTGatgtgaataatatttttttttttagttattattcaaGTAATTTGTAACTTTAATTCAGCTAAATCATAattgtgatatatatataaaaatccatctgataataataattaaaactgTTTTCATATATAAGACTCGAAAAATGGCAGCTCAAATATCACTTTTTTCTTAGAATTTAAGCAAAATAAATTATCTTAACAATTAATTTttcaactaaatttttaaatataaattaagctaattcttatataataataatataaaaaaatattattaaaataaaataaaataaacattttgatttttttattttttaccacaCATATCCAAATCTACATGTCCGTTCTTATCCGTTCATATTTTCGAGAGGGTTTTTAGTTGGATGAAATTTTAGGTGGAATGAGATCAAATCGAGTTTATACAATATCCTTTTCTATTCTGTCctgaaatatatataatatatataattttaatatataatatataaataattaataatattatattatatttaaatttttattttaatttatgttatatatgtgataataattatataaattttaaaattttattttatttgttaaattttaataattataaaaataaaataaattaaaatttaactttttattatttataaataataataaggtaAATTTAATAATGGTTATTATAAGACCGCATGAAATCGAATAGGGCAAAAGCTGATCCTATCGCTCCATTGTCACTACTGTGCACCCTTCGTTTGAGAGTCAAAGCACGCATATGATGATGTATCAATTTTGAcctaaaaaatcaacaaaattctGACTTCTAAACACTTtagaatacaaaattaaaattgtgGATGCAGTTATTTCTACGTTTTCctcttaatatataatatatatggcCTTGCTTGTTAATTTATACATGTCCATACATATAATGAAACTTAGAATATGATAACGACTAaaaagaaaagggagagagaatgTGAGAATCAATGATGGACATACTTAATTCTAAGATCTATTGATGTTGAtgtaatactaattaattaattggaacatctattattaaattaatttatagtaGGAATATACTTTGGTAGCTTCACATAATTCTCTGACACATTATATGCGAACAATCACATAGTAGCTAGTTTAATACTTAAACCCTATATTACGTGTACTATTAGCAGACTTTTGTTTCCTCATTTGTATTTAGTTATGGATGGATTATGGTTTATGGATATTGTGAATTTCCAGAGGAAAGAAGCTTTATTTTCTTTGCTACAAACGAAGATATGAgattcccttttctttctttgttttttctttccttttgtttttcCCTTCCCACTTTGTCTGTGTTTTTACTAATTTCTATGACGCTTAATACGCTGGCTCGAATTCAGTTACATAAG is a window encoding:
- the LOC112784190 gene encoding carotenoid cleavage dioxygenase 8 homolog B, chloroplastic, with protein sequence MAFSVLPSSPSIRSSISCPRSMVVSNKMSDNKNNNVGEGFLSPPNKGIYKSTVARVASRRATPLPAPSVAEGHRHHSAWTSIRQERWEGELVVQGEIPLWLKGTYLRNGPGMWHIGDYNFRHLFDGYATLVKLHFEEGRLIAGHRQLESQAYQAAKKNQKICYREFSEVPKAENFLAYVGELASLFSGASLTDNANTGVVRLGDGRVVCLTETQKGSIVIDPETLETKGKFSYSDSLGGLIHSAHPIVTEEEFLTLLPDLVKPGYVVARMEKGSNERKVIGRVNCRGGPAPGWVHSFPVTQNYVVVPEMPLRYSAQNLLKAEPTPLYKFRWYPDNNAYMHVMCKATGNIVASVEVPLFVQFHFINAYEEKDEDGRVTAIIADCCEHNANTDILEKLRLNNLRSYNGEDVLPNARVGRFRIPFDGSPYGTLEAALDPNEHGRGMDMCTINPNYLGKKYRYAYACGAHRPCNFPNTITKIDFELKKAKNWYEEGTVPSEPFFVARPGATEEDDGVVISVVSEKNGGAYALVLDGSTFQEIARAKFPYAIPYGLHGCWVPKN